The Streptomyces seoulensis genome contains a region encoding:
- a CDS encoding SAM-dependent methyltransferase yields the protein MTTAHPRPTTRTEEAAVPAPVDAGRWPDVAAVPKASWPVRTVAAAVVRHALGGLPLRVRFPDGTTLGLGGPLIEVRDPDAFHARIGTTGLIGFGESYMAGEWDAPDLVGALTVLAAHAADLVPAPLQRLRRLWALRQPAAQRNTATGARDNISRHYDLSNDLFALFLDDTLTYSSAVFRGFPAEHALLPAAQHRKIDRLLDLAEVGEGTRLLEIGTGWGELALRAAARGAHVTSLTLSREQRDLARQRVREAGLADRVAIELCDYREAEGTYDAIVSVEMIEAVGAEFWPVYFRTLDDRLAPGGRVALQAITMPHDRMLASRDTHTWIQKYIFPGGLLPSVEAVDEIVREHTGLGVTRRDAFGAHYAETLRLWRERFTERAEEVDDLGFDAVFRRLWTFYLAYSEAGFRSGYLDVQQYLFTKEPTR from the coding sequence ATGACCACAGCCCACCCCCGCCCCACGACCAGGACCGAGGAAGCCGCGGTCCCGGCCCCGGTGGACGCCGGCCGCTGGCCCGACGTGGCCGCCGTGCCCAAGGCGTCCTGGCCGGTGCGGACCGTCGCCGCCGCCGTCGTACGGCACGCACTCGGCGGGCTGCCGCTGCGTGTCCGGTTCCCCGACGGCACCACCCTGGGCCTGGGCGGACCGCTCATAGAGGTGCGGGACCCGGACGCCTTCCACGCCCGCATCGGCACCACGGGCCTGATCGGCTTCGGCGAGTCGTACATGGCGGGGGAGTGGGACGCCCCCGACCTGGTCGGCGCGCTCACCGTGCTCGCCGCCCATGCCGCCGACCTCGTCCCCGCCCCGCTGCAGCGCCTGCGCCGCCTGTGGGCGCTGCGACAGCCCGCCGCCCAGCGCAACACCGCGACCGGCGCCCGCGACAACATCAGCCGCCACTACGACCTGTCCAACGACCTCTTCGCCCTCTTCCTCGACGACACCCTCACCTACTCCTCCGCCGTCTTCCGCGGCTTCCCCGCCGAGCACGCCCTGCTCCCCGCCGCCCAGCACCGCAAGATCGACCGGCTGCTGGACCTCGCCGAGGTCGGCGAGGGCACCCGGTTGCTGGAGATCGGCACCGGCTGGGGCGAACTCGCCCTGCGCGCCGCCGCCCGCGGCGCCCACGTCACCTCGCTGACCCTCTCCCGCGAACAGCGCGACCTCGCCCGGCAGCGGGTGCGTGAGGCGGGCCTCGCCGACCGGGTCGCCATCGAACTGTGCGACTACCGCGAGGCCGAGGGCACCTACGACGCCATCGTCAGCGTGGAGATGATCGAAGCGGTGGGGGCCGAGTTCTGGCCCGTCTACTTCCGCACCCTCGACGATCGCCTCGCCCCCGGCGGCCGCGTCGCACTCCAGGCCATCACCATGCCGCACGACCGGATGCTCGCCTCCCGCGACACCCACACCTGGATCCAGAAGTACATCTTCCCCGGCGGCCTGCTGCCCTCCGTCGAGGCCGTCGACGAGATCGTCCGGGAGCACACCGGGCTCGGCGTCACCCGCCGCGACGCCTTCGGCGCGCACTACGCCGAGACCCTCAGGCTGTGGCGCGAACGGTTCACCGAGCGCGCCGAGGAGGTCGACGACCTCGGCTTCGACGCCGTCTTCCGCCGCCTGTGGACCTTCTACCTCGCCTACTCCGAGGCCGGATTCCGCTCCGGCTACCTCGACGTCCAGCAGTACCTGTTCACCAAGGAGCCCACCCGATGA
- a CDS encoding fasciclin domain-containing protein: MMTTTRTRRAAVTLAAAAVLPLALSACSSGSEKDNGKSGSSSPAASSPKASEGMSGMDEPFGPACSSVPKNGAGSFDGMAKDPVATAASNNPALSTLVTAVKKAGLVDTLNNAQNITVFAPTNDAFNKIPKATLDKVLNDKAQLTKILTYHVVGKKLAPKDLENGSFDTLEKSKLMTSGSGESYKVNGSANVVCGNVKTANANVYIIDSVLMPKS, encoded by the coding sequence ATGATGACCACCACCCGCACCCGCCGTGCCGCCGTCACCCTCGCCGCCGCGGCGGTGCTGCCGCTGGCGCTGAGCGCCTGCTCCTCCGGCAGCGAGAAGGACAACGGCAAGTCCGGGTCGTCGTCGCCCGCCGCCTCCTCGCCGAAGGCCAGTGAGGGCATGAGCGGCATGGACGAGCCGTTCGGTCCGGCGTGTTCGTCGGTGCCGAAGAACGGCGCGGGTTCCTTCGACGGTATGGCCAAGGACCCGGTGGCCACGGCTGCTTCGAACAACCCGGCGCTGTCGACGCTGGTCACGGCGGTGAAGAAGGCCGGTCTGGTCGACACCCTGAACAACGCGCAGAACATCACGGTGTTCGCGCCGACCAACGACGCCTTCAACAAGATCCCGAAGGCGACGCTGGACAAGGTCCTCAACGACAAGGCCCAGCTCACCAAGATCCTGACCTACCACGTCGTGGGCAAGAAGCTGGCGCCGAAGGACCTGGAGAACGGCTCCTTCGACACTCTGGAGAAGTCCAAGCTCATGACCTCGGGTTCCGGTGAGTCCTACAAGGTCAACGGCTCCGCCAACGTCGTCTGCGGCAACGTCAAGACGGCCAACGCCAACGTCTACATCATCGACTCCGTCCTGATGCCCAAGAGCTGA
- a CDS encoding NAD(P)/FAD-dependent oxidoreductase, whose translation MRRIAVVGSGVAGLTAAHVLRRAHHVTLYEADDRLGGHAHTHDLIAPDGRIDRVDSGFIVHNRRTYPNLLRLFRELGVTTQESEMSMSVRCEGCGLEYAGARGAGGLLAQPRNLLRGPYLRMLAEVPAFHRAARALLERAPGSTLTLGQFLDRAGFSPYFRAHFMTPLVSCVWSCDAETAQHYPAAYLFRFLAHHGMLSVTGSPVWRTVTGGSRSYVDRVAAEVQEVRTGTPVRTLLRHADGVDITTQDGATDSYDQVVVAVHPDQALRLLGDATRDEKEVLGAFRYSRNTTLLHTDAALLPRAPGARASWNYLMPNCSAGSDRVRVTYDMNRLQRLDASQRYLVTLGGEDRVDPARVLARMNYEHPVYTPESVAAQQRLPELATSVTAFAGAYHGWGFHEDGCRSGVAAAKALGVTW comes from the coding sequence ATGCGCCGAATCGCCGTCGTGGGCAGCGGAGTCGCCGGACTCACCGCCGCACATGTGCTGCGCCGGGCCCACCACGTCACCCTGTACGAGGCTGACGACCGCCTCGGCGGCCACGCCCACACGCACGACCTCATAGCCCCGGACGGCCGCATCGACCGGGTCGACTCCGGCTTCATCGTGCACAACCGGCGCACCTATCCGAACCTGCTCCGCCTCTTCCGTGAACTTGGCGTCACCACGCAGGAGTCGGAGATGAGCATGTCCGTCCGCTGCGAGGGCTGCGGACTGGAGTACGCCGGAGCGCGCGGCGCGGGCGGACTGCTCGCCCAGCCCCGCAACCTCCTGCGCGGCCCCTACCTGCGGATGCTCGCCGAGGTCCCCGCCTTCCACCGGGCCGCCCGCGCCCTGCTGGAGCGTGCACCCGGATCGACCCTCACGCTCGGGCAGTTCCTGGACCGGGCGGGCTTCTCCCCGTACTTCCGGGCCCACTTCATGACCCCGCTGGTCTCCTGCGTCTGGTCCTGCGACGCGGAGACGGCGCAGCACTACCCTGCCGCCTACCTCTTCAGGTTCCTCGCCCACCACGGCATGCTCTCCGTCACCGGCTCACCCGTATGGCGGACCGTGACCGGCGGCTCACGCAGCTATGTCGACCGGGTCGCGGCGGAGGTCCAGGAGGTGCGCACCGGCACCCCGGTCCGTACCCTGCTGCGCCACGCCGACGGCGTCGACATCACCACGCAGGACGGCGCCACCGACTCCTACGACCAGGTCGTCGTCGCCGTCCACCCCGACCAGGCGCTCCGGCTGCTCGGCGACGCCACCCGGGACGAGAAGGAGGTCCTGGGCGCCTTCCGCTACTCCCGGAACACCACCCTGCTGCACACCGACGCCGCCCTGCTGCCCCGGGCCCCCGGCGCCCGCGCCTCCTGGAACTACCTCATGCCGAACTGTTCGGCCGGCTCGGACCGGGTACGCGTCACCTACGACATGAACCGGCTCCAGCGTCTCGACGCCTCCCAGCGCTACCTCGTCACCCTCGGCGGCGAGGACCGCGTCGACCCCGCGCGCGTCCTGGCCCGGATGAACTACGAACACCCCGTCTACACCCCTGAGTCGGTCGCCGCCCAGCAGCGACTGCCCGAACTCGCCACCTCCGTCACCGCGTTCGCCGGCGCCTACCACGGCTGGGGGTTCCACGAGGACGGCTGCCGCAGCGGCGTCGCGGCCGCCAAGGCGCTGGGGGTGACCTGGTGA
- a CDS encoding DUF1365 domain-containing protein has protein sequence MSAPGAPALYPCVIRHTRRAPVRHALRHRTYMWLIDTDHIPELPLPLRPLARFRARDHFTGRAPSIRAALDGFLAEHGIDLGGGRVVMLTHARVLGHVFNPLTLYWCHDADGRPRCVVAEVHNTYGGRHAYLLHTDAAGRADVDKEFYVSPFYPVDGSYHMRLPLPGERLKLSLRLDRPGSPPFTATVHGTRRPATPGALLRLSLRHPWSTLAVSAAIRFHGIRLFLRGLPVQPRQVRHDPENAT, from the coding sequence GTGAGCGCGCCGGGCGCCCCCGCCCTCTACCCGTGCGTCATCCGGCACACGCGCCGCGCCCCCGTGCGCCACGCACTGCGCCACCGCACCTACATGTGGCTGATCGACACCGATCACATACCCGAACTGCCACTGCCGCTGAGGCCGTTGGCCCGGTTCCGGGCCCGCGACCACTTCACCGGCCGCGCCCCCTCGATCCGGGCCGCGCTCGACGGTTTCCTCGCCGAGCACGGCATCGACCTCGGCGGCGGCCGCGTCGTCATGCTCACCCACGCCCGCGTCCTCGGCCACGTCTTCAACCCCCTCACCCTGTACTGGTGCCACGACGCCGACGGCCGCCCCCGCTGTGTGGTGGCCGAGGTCCACAACACCTACGGCGGCCGCCACGCCTACCTGCTGCACACCGACGCGGCCGGACGGGCCGACGTGGACAAGGAGTTCTACGTCTCGCCCTTCTATCCGGTGGACGGCAGCTACCACATGCGGCTCCCGCTGCCCGGCGAGCGCCTGAAGCTGTCCCTGCGCCTGGACCGGCCCGGCAGCCCGCCCTTCACCGCCACCGTGCACGGCACCCGCCGCCCGGCCACCCCGGGCGCGCTGCTGCGTCTGTCCCTGCGTCATCCCTGGTCGACCCTCGCGGTGTCGGCCGCCATCCGTTTCCACGGCATCCGCCTGTTCCTCAGGGGCCTGCCGGTGCAACCGCGCCAGGTCCGCCACGACCCGGAGAACGCCACATGA
- a CDS encoding SAM-dependent methyltransferase: MTDVRTPVRTGAAHRLAALVEDALGAPLPVRLRAWDGSETGPSDAPVVVLRSRRALRRLLWEPGELGLAQAYVTGEIDVEGDLAEGLRAAWKSARERGAHTPRLSLADRVRALGEATRLGVVGPRPPAPASQARLRGGRHTKARDRAAISHHYDLSNDFYRLLLDDTMAYSCGYWTAEDMDPADAQRAKLELICRKLGLTPGARLLDIGCGWGSLTLYAAEHHKARVTAVTLAREQAAYVREQVRERGLEERVEVVCQDYRDITGSAYDAVATVEMGEHVGDAEYPAFAASLHRMVRPGGRVMVQQMSRGTTAPGGGAFIEAYIAPDMHMRPLGDTVSLLEAAGLEVRSTESMREHYVRTVAAWYETLERRWDDVVALVGEETARVWRLYLVGGALAFEEGRMGVDQILSVRRSGAGASGLDLSEAADWYRNLEER; this comes from the coding sequence ATGACCGACGTCCGCACCCCCGTCCGCACCGGCGCCGCGCATCGGCTGGCCGCGCTCGTCGAAGACGCGCTCGGCGCCCCGCTGCCGGTCCGGCTGCGCGCGTGGGACGGAAGCGAGACCGGCCCGTCCGACGCCCCCGTGGTCGTACTGCGCTCCCGGCGGGCCCTGCGCCGTCTGCTCTGGGAGCCCGGAGAGCTCGGCCTCGCCCAGGCGTACGTCACCGGCGAAATCGACGTCGAGGGCGACCTCGCCGAGGGACTGCGCGCCGCCTGGAAGTCCGCGCGCGAACGGGGCGCGCACACCCCGAGGCTCTCCCTGGCGGACCGGGTCCGCGCGCTCGGGGAGGCCACGCGGCTCGGCGTCGTCGGGCCCCGCCCGCCCGCACCCGCCTCCCAGGCCCGGCTGCGCGGCGGCCGCCACACCAAGGCCCGCGACCGCGCCGCGATCAGCCACCACTACGACCTGTCCAACGACTTCTACCGCCTTCTCCTCGACGACACCATGGCCTACTCGTGCGGCTACTGGACCGCCGAGGACATGGACCCCGCCGACGCCCAGCGCGCCAAGCTGGAACTGATCTGCCGCAAGCTCGGCCTCACCCCCGGCGCCCGGCTGCTCGACATCGGCTGCGGCTGGGGCTCGCTCACCCTGTACGCCGCCGAGCACCACAAGGCCCGGGTCACCGCCGTCACCCTGGCCCGCGAACAGGCCGCGTACGTCCGTGAGCAGGTGCGCGAACGCGGCCTCGAGGAGCGGGTGGAGGTGGTGTGCCAGGACTACCGCGACATCACCGGCTCGGCCTACGACGCCGTCGCCACCGTCGAGATGGGCGAGCACGTCGGCGACGCCGAGTACCCCGCCTTCGCCGCCTCCCTGCACCGCATGGTGCGCCCCGGGGGCCGGGTGATGGTCCAGCAGATGTCGCGGGGCACGACGGCGCCGGGCGGCGGCGCGTTCATCGAGGCGTACATCGCGCCCGACATGCACATGCGGCCCCTCGGTGACACGGTCTCCCTCCTGGAGGCGGCCGGCCTGGAGGTGCGCTCGACGGAGTCGATGCGCGAGCACTACGTGCGCACCGTCGCCGCCTGGTACGAGACCCTGGAGCGCCGCTGGGACGACGTCGTCGCCCTGGTCGGCGAGGAGACGGCCCGCGTGTGGCGGCTGTACCTGGTCGGCGGGGCGCTCGCCTTCGAGGAGGGCCGCATGGGCGTCGACCAGATCCTCTCCGTGCGCCGCTCCGGTGCGGGCGCCAGTGGCCTCGACCTGTCCGAGGCCGCCGACTGGTACCGGAACCTGGAGGAGCGGTGA